In Frondihabitans sp. PAMC 28766, a genomic segment contains:
- a CDS encoding penicillin-binding transpeptidase domain-containing protein, which yields MVRRSNRRLTIVSIVVFVVVIAFAFRLVDFQVVRARALDAESSQSLTVHQTITGDRGDITTSDGTPLAATVLRYDVTAAPVDASTFTRTVGKKTTKVTVATAMNEVAAATGATAQTLTSDITANKKADFASLVKSITVAQYQAVTALHIPYVYLVKDSTRSYPDGAVAGNLVGFVGDSGAQAGLELQQNKCLAGTNGSETYETGADGVELPGTATVTKKPVAGGTVTTTISGTLQYLVQNDLATQAKALGAQSATAIVVKVSNGDLESVADWPSVDPNNVDGSSSSDLYSKAFTDLYEPGSTMKGLVASALLNTGKATPTTQATVPDQRTFPWGA from the coding sequence ATGGTGCGTCGCAGCAACCGTCGGCTGACGATCGTGTCGATCGTGGTGTTCGTCGTCGTCATCGCGTTCGCCTTCCGGCTCGTCGACTTCCAGGTCGTCCGAGCTCGGGCCCTCGACGCCGAGTCGTCGCAGTCGCTGACCGTTCACCAGACGATCACAGGCGACCGAGGCGACATCACGACCAGCGACGGCACGCCTCTGGCTGCGACCGTCCTCCGCTACGACGTCACGGCGGCACCGGTCGACGCCTCGACGTTCACGCGGACGGTCGGCAAGAAGACCACGAAGGTGACCGTCGCAACCGCCATGAACGAGGTGGCCGCGGCCACGGGCGCCACTGCACAGACGCTCACCTCCGACATCACGGCGAACAAGAAGGCCGACTTCGCCTCGCTCGTCAAGAGCATCACCGTGGCGCAGTATCAGGCCGTCACGGCCCTTCACATCCCCTACGTCTATCTCGTGAAAGACTCCACGCGGTCGTACCCGGACGGCGCAGTGGCCGGCAACCTCGTCGGCTTCGTCGGCGACTCCGGCGCCCAGGCGGGCCTCGAGCTGCAGCAGAACAAGTGCCTCGCCGGCACCAACGGGTCGGAGACCTACGAGACCGGAGCCGACGGCGTCGAGCTGCCCGGCACGGCGACCGTCACCAAGAAGCCCGTCGCGGGGGGCACGGTCACGACCACGATCAGCGGCACGCTGCAGTATCTCGTGCAGAACGACCTCGCCACCCAGGCGAAGGCCCTGGGCGCCCAGTCGGCCACGGCGATCGTCGTGAAGGTCTCGAACGGCGACCTCGAGAGCGTCGCCGACTGGCCGAGCGTCGACCCGAACAACGTCGACGGCAGCTCGTCGAGCGACCTCTACTCGAAGGCCTTCACCGACCTGTACGAACCAGGATCGACGATGAAGGGCCTCGTCGCATCGGCCCTGCTGAACACCGGCAAGGCCACTCCGACCACCCAGGCGACCGTGCCCGACCAGCGCACCTTCCCCTGGGGGGCGTGA
- a CDS encoding penicillin-binding transpeptidase domain-containing protein, with product MIDDAETHPVEHLTLTGVLANSSNVGISLLGQALSEQTRYDYMEKFGLGSPSAVGFPGEPTAPLKPVSQWDKQTDYNSMFGQGVSATAIQMAGAYQAIANHGVKMPLTLVQKCTSSNGTVTETPSSTGTQVVSASAADQVVQMLQSTLTTGTLSSMTPISGYQLSAKSGTAQVADAPGGGYGDDYITSVAGMIPAVNPQYVVLVTMTKPTVNKTSAGVGPAFREIASDVIQHFSIPPTTNPRANLPTTW from the coding sequence GTGATCGACGATGCCGAGACGCACCCCGTCGAGCACCTGACCCTGACCGGCGTCCTTGCGAACTCGTCGAACGTGGGCATCTCGCTGCTCGGCCAGGCCCTGAGCGAACAGACGCGCTACGACTACATGGAGAAGTTCGGGCTGGGCTCCCCCTCGGCGGTCGGCTTCCCCGGCGAGCCCACCGCGCCTCTCAAGCCGGTCTCGCAGTGGGACAAGCAGACCGACTACAACAGCATGTTCGGGCAGGGCGTCTCGGCCACTGCGATCCAGATGGCCGGTGCCTACCAGGCGATTGCGAACCACGGCGTGAAGATGCCGCTGACGCTGGTGCAGAAGTGCACGAGCAGCAACGGGACGGTGACCGAAACGCCGTCGAGCACGGGGACGCAGGTCGTTTCGGCGAGCGCCGCCGACCAGGTCGTGCAGATGCTGCAGAGCACCCTCACCACCGGCACCCTGAGTTCGATGACACCGATCTCCGGATACCAGCTCTCCGCGAAGTCGGGCACGGCGCAGGTCGCCGACGCACCGGGCGGCGGCTACGGCGACGACTACATCACGTCGGTCGCCGGCATGATCCCCGCGGTGAACCCGCAGTACGTCGTGCTCGTCACGATGACCAAGCCGACGGTCAACAAGACCTCGGCCGGGGTCGGGCCGGCCTTCCGCGAGATCGCGTCCGACGTGATCCAGCACTTCAGCATCCCGCCGACCACGAACCCGCGGGCCAACCTCCCCACGACGTGGTGA
- a CDS encoding MarR family transcriptional regulator, whose amino-acid sequence MDSTPPLRDDELALWHAFKGASEAVTAAVEKEIQDAAGLTGAEFGVLDRLRLHEGAMRQVDLARSLGWQKSRLSHQLARMQERDLVVRHSSGPSNAMAQLTAPGRAAIAAALPAHARAVRAHLVEAVAPELRATVLEILLAAGRA is encoded by the coding sequence ATGGATTCCACCCCGCCGCTGCGCGACGACGAGCTGGCCCTGTGGCACGCGTTCAAAGGCGCGTCCGAGGCCGTCACGGCTGCCGTCGAGAAGGAGATTCAGGATGCAGCAGGGTTGACGGGCGCGGAGTTCGGCGTGCTCGATCGGCTGCGCCTGCACGAGGGTGCGATGCGCCAGGTCGACCTGGCGCGCTCACTGGGCTGGCAGAAGAGCCGCCTGTCGCATCAGCTGGCGCGAATGCAGGAGCGTGATCTCGTCGTGCGCCATTCGTCCGGCCCGTCGAACGCGATGGCGCAGCTGACCGCCCCGGGCAGGGCGGCGATAGCGGCGGCGTTGCCGGCGCACGCCCGCGCCGTGCGGGCTCACCTCGTCGAGGCGGTCGCCCCGGAGCTGCGCGCGACGGTGCTCGAGATCCTGCTCGCCGCCGGCCGCGCGTAG